The Polyangium aurulentum genomic interval AGATTGCCGGAGCGTCGGCCGCGAATACCGCGCATAGCCCGAATTCACACCCTCCGTGATCCTGGCAGGGAGCGCCCAGCGCGCCCGGGCTCGGGCCATCGTACCGACAGACGTGTCGGTCCGGCCCCTCGGGCGCGCATTCCATGTCCGGCAGGCAGTCGGCGGAGGTCGCGCATGGACGAGAGCAATACGCGAAGCTCGGCGCATCCTCCGGCGACAGGCATAACCCTGCGCCGCAGTTGTCGTCGAGGGCGCAAGGATCTCCGAGCTCGCCCGACGTGGCCTCGATCATCGCGAGCAGGGGACGGAGAAAACCCTCGAGCGCCGCGTCGACGCGGGCAGCCTCCGCCCTGTCCGCGCCCGTGGCGGCCCCTTTGGAGACGATGCCGACGATCACCTCGCGTTCACCCCTCGTCTGCAGCACGGGTCCGCCCGAGTCACCGACGCATGGCCGAGCGGGGGATGGCTCGATCGTGAGCGTCGAGGGAGACACGCTGGCGAGAATGGAAGTGCCTTGCCGCTTGCGGGGCGCTGCCGTGTCGTCCATGCCGGTTTGTCCGAAGCCGACGATGCGGACGTGCGCTCCCGCATTCGCGCTGGTGAGGGGCTCGTGGTTCAACGGCAGCGGGGGGACATCGCTCGGGGCGTCGAGGAGCAACAGCCCGAGATCGTGATTCGCCGAGTGCGTCTGGTGATCCGGGTGCTTCCACCCTCGGAGGACACCTATCGTGTCGCCGCCGTCCGCGGACGAGCCGAAGAGGACCGCGCGGATCACGTCTCCGTCCAGGCAATGGGCGGCGGTCAGGACGACCCGGGGGCTGACGAGGACCCCGGTGCAGCCAATCTTGCCAGCCCCCTCCAGGCCGACGATGGCGGGGTCGTCAGGCGCGAGAATGCCGCCCGCGATCTTCTGCTCGGCTGTTCCCACCCCCTCCTGGGGCGAGCCCGCCTCGAGAGCACAGCCGGCGGTGAGCAGCAGCGCGCAGCAGAATGCGCCCTTGCTGCCTTTCTCGATCAGCGTGGCTGGCCGCAGTTGCCGCGGGCGCAGCATACGCTCGGCCCTGGATCGGTGGTGGCGATGCAGGCCGTGACAGCCGCGTTGCAGCGCTTGCACGCCCTGGAGGCAAACGGGTTGACCCAGCTCGATGCGGTGCAGTCATGTCGTGCGAAGCAAGCGTCGTGAACATCGCAGCATTTGCCGTTCGGTCCACAGCTCTCGGGGCCGGCGCCGAGGAAGCTGTCGCAGCCCCAGTTGTCGTATTCCTGGCCGGCGCTCGCAT includes:
- a CDS encoding S1 family peptidase, producing the protein MLRPRQLRPATLIEKGSKGAFCCALLLTAGCALEAGSPQEGVGTAEQKIAGGILAPDDPAIVGLEGAGKIGCTGVLVSPRVVLTAAHCLDGDVIRAVLFGSSADGGDTIGVLRGWKHPDHQTHSANHDLGLLLLDAPSDVPPLPLNHEPLTSANAGAHVRIVGFGQTGMDDTAAPRKRQGTSILASVSPSTLTIEPSPARPCVGDSGGPVLQTRGEREVIVGIVSKGAATGADRAEAARVDAALEGFLRPLLAMIEATSGELGDPCALDDNCGAGLCLSPEDAPSFAYCSRPCATSADCLPDMECAPEGPDRHVCRYDGPSPGALGAPCQDHGGCEFGLCAVFAADAPAICSALCFPEDERTCPHGGECTLIPGTDGTFGCAIREEEGAPEGGCSCATPPGARESGDGVVTFCWAALTAAWIRRKGGGRRE